DNA sequence from the Streptomyces tsukubensis genome:
ACCTCCGCACCGACGGCTGGGGCGGCGACACCGAGGGCCGTATCCGGCTCACCGTCGCGATCACCCGCGCGGTGGCCGAAACCGTCGGCCCGCACCGGGTCGGCGTACGGATCTCCCCGTCCAACCCCTTCGGGGGCCTCGACGAGAGCGACCCGTACGGCACCTACACGGCCCTCGTCCGCGCGCTCGCACCGCTGGGGATCGCCTATCTCCACCACGGCGAAACGGGTACGGAACTCGACCCGGCGATCCGGGAGCTGTGGCCCACGGCACTCATGGTCACCCCCCTCCCGGCGGACCGGGACAAGCCGGAGGCCGCCGCCGACGCCCTCGCCCGGGGCGCGGATCTGGTCTCCTTCGGCCGGGACTTCCTCGCCAACCCGGACCTGGTCACCCGCTGCCGTATCGGCGCCGGTCTCAACGAGGTCCGGCCGAAGGGTTTCTACGGCGGCGGGGAGGCGGGCTACACCGACTACCCGTCCCTGGACCCGGTGCACCCGGATCCGGTCACCCGCCACTGACCCCGACAACACCCGGCCACCCGGCCGCCCAGGCCGACGGGCCGGTGCATCGCACCGGCCCGTCGGGTGTCACTGGCACTTCTTGCTGTCTCCGGTGTCGGCGTTGTCAGCGTTGTTGGCGTTATGAGCGGTTTCGTGCTGCGCGCCGCTGACGGGCGACGACGACCGCGGTCGCACCCGCACCGAGCAGTACGGCGGCGAGGGCGAGAATGCCTCCGACACCGGCCATACCGGTCTGGCCGAGGGAACCCTTCGGCGGACGTCCGGACGGTGCCGGGTTGTTGGGTGCCGTCGGCTGAGACGCGGTCGGTGTCGGAGACGGCGTCGGCGTCGGGGACGGGGATGCGGTCGGTGTCGGTGTCGGCTTCACCGGCTCCGGGATGTGCACACCGGCGTCGATCGTGTGATCGACCCCTCCCGGCGTGGCCGGCGCGGTGACCGGGGCGTACCCGTTGCACAGCCGGCCGGTGGTCGGCGGGGTCACATTGGAGTCGTGCACCCGGTCGTCACCGGCGCGCGGCAGAGTGAACCGCAGGTCGGTGGCGTCCGGCCGGCCCGGCACCTTGCTGGTGTCCGCCGTACACACGTCGAACTGCACGGTGTACTTGGCGCCCGGGGTCAGCGTGTAGTCCGCGCCGACCCCGCCGAAGTAGTACTCGCCTGCGGCATCGGTCGTGGTCGTGGCGACCTTCTCGCCCTCGGCGTCCAGCAGGTTGATCGTCGCATCCGGCAGCAGCACGTGCCCCGGATCCTGGAGGCCGTTGCGGTCGCCGTCGTACCAGACCACGTTGCCGATCTGGATCGGCGCGTTCGCCGCGGCGTACGCGATGTCACCGAGGCCACCTGCCTTGCCGAACCCGTTCTGGTTCGGCCCGACGAACTCGTACGCGTTGTTGACCGGGTCGTTGCCGGGGCCCAGACCGGTGGCGACGTTGTAGTAGCCGGTTCCGTTGGTGATGACCCGGCCGGTCGGGTCCATCTGGGTGCTGACGATCCACTGCTGCTGCGGGATGTACGCGACCGACCCCAGCGCCGACTCCTGGTGCGGCCCGGGCCGGGTCGCGGAGCCGCCGTTCGGGAAGAAGTCACCCGGGAAGTACTCGACGACACTGCCGGGCTGCACCCCGTCGAGTCTCGGATCCGTGGCATGGTCGGGGCAGATTCCGGTGCCCTCCCAGTCGTACCCGCCGGTGGGCTTGGCGCAGGCCATGTTGATGTCACCGCCGGACATACCGTTCTGCGGTGTGTCCCGGCCCGGCCTCGGGTCCAGCCCGCCCCAGCTCACGACGTCCATGAACCGGTCACGGAAGCCGAGGATCAGCGATCCGTCGCGGGCGAAGGCCATACTCGCCAGCGCCGGCTGCGGATAGATCATCGGACCGCCGGCGCTGAAGCTGTCCCAGTCCTCCAGATCGGTGTTCCACGGGTTCCAGTACTTGCCCTGCTCCTCCGGGCGGCCGGTGAGCACACTCCCGCGCTCGAAGTCCAGCCGCTGGGACAGCACGGTGGTGAAGTCCTCGCCGTCGTACGTGGCGACGACTGCCTTCAGATCCGCACGCTTCTGTGTGCTCTCCGCGCTGCACACACCACCGACGTACAGCTTGCCGTCGTGGGCGGCCACGCTGAACGGACGCCAGTCCCCGGCCGACGTGCAGCCGGGATCGGGGATCGGTACGGTCTTCAGGGGCGCCGAGGCCGTGGCCCCGGTCGCGTCGAAGCCGACCAGGCTACGGGTGAGCAGGTTCACCGCCCACAGGGTCGAGCCGTCCTCCGTCAGGGCCAGGCCGCCGATGCTCTCCTTGCCCGGTGCATCGGTGAACCCGGCGTCCTTGATCAGGTTGCCGGTGTCGTGCGCTGTCTGCGCGGCGCCCGGGACCGTCGCGAACAGCTTCGGGGCACGCCCGCCGTCGGCCGGCGTGATGTAGATCGCGTTGCCGCCCTTGGGTCCGTACTCGGTGAACCGCCGGGCGAACGCCGACTGGAACAGCTGCTTGCGGTACCGGTCGTAGGCCAGCCCGTAGGTCGTACCCACCTGGTCCTGGGTGTTGAGAACCTCCGGGCACGCCTCCTGCGCGGGACAGGTGCCCCGGGCATCCGTTCCGAAGGCCACCAGCGCCCGGGTGTCCGTCCCGCCCGCACCGCTCTGGATCGGTACGAAATACCGGGATTCGGGCAGTGTGTAGTCGGCCGGGTTCCAGACCCCGGTGGTCACCGAGTCGTCCTGGCCGTCCGAGACGTCCACGAACGAGGTGAAGCTGTCGAAGTGGTTCGGCGCGGTCGAGGCGGGCGCCGCCCGCAGATGGTCACGGTAGGTTTCCGGGATGGTGACGTCGACCCGGTACCGGCCGCCGGTCAGTTCGTTCGACGGCGGGACGACGACCTTTCCGGTGACGTCCGTGACACCGGTGACACGGTTGCCCGCGGGGTCGGTGACGGCGACCCGCATTCCCCGCTGGGGCACGTCCATGGTCGCGTTGATCACGCCGGTGCCGAAGAAGTCCCGCAGTACCTCGACGGTCAGCGTGCCGTCGGGGGCCGCCGCTCCGGCCTGTCCCGCGCTGGTCAGGACCACACCCGCGCCGCCCCCTGCCAGGAGCACGCCGGACAACCCCAACCTCAGTAGTACACCTAATCGCATAGCGCTCCTTTACCTCGCCACAAGCACACACAAATCCAACAACTCCCCCGCAGAGACTACAGTTGACGGCGCGTCATGTCCGGCGCCTGCGGAGTTTGACGCCGCCTCCGCGAGAGCTGTTACCATCGCGCCGCGTGCGGAGCATACGGAGCAGCAGAGCGCGGGACGCCGGTACCAAGCGGCGTCTCCCGGGGCGCGAGACGACGGCCCGGCGTCGCCGATGGTCACGATTAGGCCTGGCAGCGGCCGTCGTCATCGGTATCGCGACTGCCGCGACCGGCGCCTTCTTCCTCCTCGGCGACGACGATGACCCCGCCTCCCCGCGGGCGTTGACCTCGGACGAGGTGAACCGGCTGGCGGTCACGCGGTTCCTCAACTACCAGGCGGGCGGCCGGGCCGTGACGATCACCGTGCCGAACGTCGCCGGAGGGCTGGTCATCACCGGATCCATCGACTACCGCACCCATACGGGTTACGGAGTGGTGCGCGGGACCGGGCGCGATGCGTCCAGCGACGGACTGATCCGGTGGACGGCCGGCACCGTCCTCGTCCGCCCCATGGCGAAACCCCCGGCAGCCGCACCGGCGAAGCCGCCCGCGTCCGGCTGGTACACCCGTCCGCTGCGGACGTCCGGCATGACCCTGGACAGCGCGCTGGCCATCGCGCTCGACCTCGGCAGCAACCGGCCGGACAATTCCGCGCTGCTGCCGCAGAACGGAGCCGCCTGGGTCGGACGGGAGCGGGTGCGCGGCCACCGTACGGACATCATGAAGGGGCCGCGTGCCAGTGCCACGGCCAGTGCCGGCCCCGGAACGGGCACCCGTACGTCACAGACCGTGCGCTACTGGATCGGCTCGGACGGCACCATGTACCGGGTCGAGATCGGTATCGCCTCCGCGCCGCGGCCCGTGGTCCTCGATTTCGACACCAGGGCGTACGTCCCCGTCCAGCCGCTCCCCGGAGCCGCACCGACGCCGCAGCCCTAGCGGCCGCTCATGGGGTCCGGACCCGCGCACCGTTGGCGAGCAGTGACGGCGACGGCAGTGCGATGTCCGCGACGACCGGCAGCGCAGGAACCTCCGGTACGACGGTGGCACCGGCCGTGCCCGCCCCCGGGAACTCCGGCTGGGGGCCGGGTGCGGCCACCTCGGTGAAGGGGATGCCCGGGGGCGCCGCCGGGCGCCGCCAGCTGCCGAAGGGCGTGGGTGAGGTGGCGGGAACCGGGCAGGACGCGCTGGACGCGAGCCCCGCCGGTACGGTCGTCCGGAGTTTGTTCCCCTCCAGGCAGTTGCCCTGTCCCCGGGTGGCGGTGGGGAACGTCCAGCCGATGTCGACACCGTTGGCGGTGAAGGTGTTGTCCGTGATCCGGTTGCGGTCCGCCGTCAGATCGGCGGTCGCCGTGATCACCAGCCCGGCGTTGGTGTGGCCGGTGACCCGGTTGCGGATGAACCGGTTGTCGCTGCCGCCGTCGACGCCGATGCCGATACCCCAGCCGCCGTCGGCCTGTTCGGGGGTCTGCCGCTGCTGGTTGTCCGCGATCAGGTTCCCCGCGATGACGGCGTCGCGCTGCGGGAGCAGCTTCTCCTGGTGGTCGGAGCTGGTGGTCAGTCCGACACGGTTGCCGACCAGACGGTTGCCGACCACATACATGTCTCCGCCGGCATTGGTGCCCTCGTAACCGACCGCATTGAGTTCG
Encoded proteins:
- a CDS encoding SdrD B-like domain-containing protein is translated as MRLGVLLRLGLSGVLLAGGGAGVVLTSAGQAGAAAPDGTLTVEVLRDFFGTGVINATMDVPQRGMRVAVTDPAGNRVTGVTDVTGKVVVPPSNELTGGRYRVDVTIPETYRDHLRAAPASTAPNHFDSFTSFVDVSDGQDDSVTTGVWNPADYTLPESRYFVPIQSGAGGTDTRALVAFGTDARGTCPAQEACPEVLNTQDQVGTTYGLAYDRYRKQLFQSAFARRFTEYGPKGGNAIYITPADGGRAPKLFATVPGAAQTAHDTGNLIKDAGFTDAPGKESIGGLALTEDGSTLWAVNLLTRSLVGFDATGATASAPLKTVPIPDPGCTSAGDWRPFSVAAHDGKLYVGGVCSAESTQKRADLKAVVATYDGEDFTTVLSQRLDFERGSVLTGRPEEQGKYWNPWNTDLEDWDSFSAGGPMIYPQPALASMAFARDGSLILGFRDRFMDVVSWGGLDPRPGRDTPQNGMSGGDINMACAKPTGGYDWEGTGICPDHATDPRLDGVQPGSVVEYFPGDFFPNGGSATRPGPHQESALGSVAYIPQQQWIVSTQMDPTGRVITNGTGYYNVATGLGPGNDPVNNAYEFVGPNQNGFGKAGGLGDIAYAAANAPIQIGNVVWYDGDRNGLQDPGHVLLPDATINLLDAEGEKVATTTTDAAGEYYFGGVGADYTLTPGAKYTVQFDVCTADTSKVPGRPDATDLRFTLPRAGDDRVHDSNVTPPTTGRLCNGYAPVTAPATPGGVDHTIDAGVHIPEPVKPTPTPTASPSPTPTPSPTPTASQPTAPNNPAPSGRPPKGSLGQTGMAGVGGILALAAVLLGAGATAVVVARQRRAARNRS
- a CDS encoding right-handed parallel beta-helix repeat-containing protein, yielding MSRLALRMTAAALGALALVTGCSDGGGDASGEGKRPDGSRVTIRVPGDAPTISAAVSLARPGDLVLVAPGVYRESVRIDTERVTLRGESRAGVVIDGQVRRPNGVVVTAPGVAVENLTVRNNTHNGVLVTGSAAAVTGLPGSGGYDTGDEPVNLLKSFLVSHVTATRNGLYGIYAFSAQNGVVERSYTSGGADSGIYVGQCKPCRIVVRDNVSELNAVGYEGTNAGGDMYVVGNRLVGNRVGLTTSSDHQEKLLPQRDAVIAGNLIADNQQRQTPEQADGGWGIGIGVDGGSDNRFIRNRVTGHTNAGLVITATADLTADRNRITDNTFTANGVDIGWTFPTATRGQGNCLEGNKLRTTVPAGLASSASCPVPATSPTPFGSWRRPAAPPGIPFTEVAAPGPQPEFPGAGTAGATVVPEVPALPVVADIALPSPSLLANGARVRTP